The following proteins are co-located in the Gossypium hirsutum isolate 1008001.06 chromosome A02, Gossypium_hirsutum_v2.1, whole genome shotgun sequence genome:
- the LOC121203440 gene encoding calcium uniporter protein 2, mitochondrial isoform X2 encodes MALKKTLVEKLFSISKISSQAVTNCRISSTTIQNRISKNAGKGTAEMAPDPGDLNGAGNGVFKRFLHKGSAVSPAMRTLPRGKDLIEKLKEIDMSKDRIRLDGLNLNPVLTAKPVVPEVTSLSVQELKKLLRVAQLEAVKTRLMKTGKTWISYSDFIRICGESCSDPEQGLQFAKSLDESGNVIVLENVVVLRPDQVAKALGGLIPLPEPGPSDPRRKELIELEQQKAVIDTKADSLVRRELWLGLAYLVVQTAGFMRLTFWELSWDVMEPICFYVTSMYFMAGYAFFLRTSKEPSFEGFYQSRFNAKQKKLIESQGFDIQRYNQLKEIFYPDSSFQQAFKTASFDHSE; translated from the exons ATGGCGTTGAAGAAAACTTTGGTGGAGAAGCTTTTCAGTATTTCGAAAATTTCATCACAAGCTGTTACCAATTGCCGGATTTCATCAACGACGATTCAAAATCGAATCTCGAAGAATGCCGGGAAAGGTACGGCCGAAATGGCACCGGATCCGGGAGATCTTAACGGTGCCGGTAATGGTGTGTTCAAGCGGTTTCTTCATAAAGGATCTGCGGTTTCACCGGCAATGAGGACGTTACCGAGGGGGAAAGATTTGATTGAGAAGTTGAAGGAGATTGATATGTCGAAGGATCGGATCCGTTTAGACGGGTTGAACTTGAACCCGGTCTTGACGGCTAAACCGGTGGTGCCGGAGGTGACTTCGTTGTCGGTTCAGGAATTGAAGAAGTTATTAAGGGTGGCGCAGTTGGAAGCGGTGAAAACGAGGTTGATGAAGACAGGTAAAACCTGGATTTCGTATTCGGATTTCATTCGGATCTGCGGTGAAAGCTGTTCGGATCCAGAACAAGGATTGCAGTTCGCTAAATCGTTAGATGAATCTGGAAACGTCATCGTGCTGGAAAACGTCGTCGTTTTACGACCCGATCAG GTAGCAAAAGCACTTGGTGGTCTAATTCCTTTACCCGAACCCGGTCCGAGTGACCCGAGAAGAAAAGAATTAATCGAGTTGGAGCAACAAAAAGCCGTGATCGATACGAAAGCTGATTCCTTGGTCCGTCGTGAACTCTGGCTCGGTTTAGCTTACTTGGTGGTTCAAACCGCCGGGTTCATGAGACTAACCTTTTGGGAACTCTCATGGGATGTGATGGAACCTATTTGCTTCTACGTCACTTCCATGTACTTCATGGCCGGATATGCATTTTTCCTTAGAACGTCCAAAGAACCTTCTTTCGAAGGATTCTATCAAAGCAGGTTCAACGCAAAACAAAAGAAACTTATCGAGTCTCAAGGCTTTGATATCCAAAGATATAATCAACTGAAAGAAATATTTTACCCGGATTCATCTTTCCAACAAGCCTTTAAAACGGCATCATTTGATCATTCCGAATAA
- the LOC121203440 gene encoding calcium uniporter protein 2, mitochondrial isoform X1: protein MALKKTLVEKLFSISKISSQAVTNCRISSTTIQNRISKNAGKGTAEMAPDPGDLNGAGNGVFKRFLHKGSAVSPAMRTLPRGKDLIEKLKEIDMSKDRIRLDGLNLNPVLTAKPVVPEVTSLSVQELKKLLRVAQLEAVKTRLMKTGKTWISYSDFIRICGESCSDPEQGLQFAKSLDESGNVIVLENVVVLRPDQDFLRTVLKVSQVAKALGGLIPLPEPGPSDPRRKELIELEQQKAVIDTKADSLVRRELWLGLAYLVVQTAGFMRLTFWELSWDVMEPICFYVTSMYFMAGYAFFLRTSKEPSFEGFYQSRFNAKQKKLIESQGFDIQRYNQLKEIFYPDSSFQQAFKTASFDHSE from the exons ATGGCGTTGAAGAAAACTTTGGTGGAGAAGCTTTTCAGTATTTCGAAAATTTCATCACAAGCTGTTACCAATTGCCGGATTTCATCAACGACGATTCAAAATCGAATCTCGAAGAATGCCGGGAAAGGTACGGCCGAAATGGCACCGGATCCGGGAGATCTTAACGGTGCCGGTAATGGTGTGTTCAAGCGGTTTCTTCATAAAGGATCTGCGGTTTCACCGGCAATGAGGACGTTACCGAGGGGGAAAGATTTGATTGAGAAGTTGAAGGAGATTGATATGTCGAAGGATCGGATCCGTTTAGACGGGTTGAACTTGAACCCGGTCTTGACGGCTAAACCGGTGGTGCCGGAGGTGACTTCGTTGTCGGTTCAGGAATTGAAGAAGTTATTAAGGGTGGCGCAGTTGGAAGCGGTGAAAACGAGGTTGATGAAGACAGGTAAAACCTGGATTTCGTATTCGGATTTCATTCGGATCTGCGGTGAAAGCTGTTCGGATCCAGAACAAGGATTGCAGTTCGCTAAATCGTTAGATGAATCTGGAAACGTCATCGTGCTGGAAAACGTCGTCGTTTTACGACCCGATCAG GATTTTTTACGCACAGTGTTAAAGGTTTCCCAG GTAGCAAAAGCACTTGGTGGTCTAATTCCTTTACCCGAACCCGGTCCGAGTGACCCGAGAAGAAAAGAATTAATCGAGTTGGAGCAACAAAAAGCCGTGATCGATACGAAAGCTGATTCCTTGGTCCGTCGTGAACTCTGGCTCGGTTTAGCTTACTTGGTGGTTCAAACCGCCGGGTTCATGAGACTAACCTTTTGGGAACTCTCATGGGATGTGATGGAACCTATTTGCTTCTACGTCACTTCCATGTACTTCATGGCCGGATATGCATTTTTCCTTAGAACGTCCAAAGAACCTTCTTTCGAAGGATTCTATCAAAGCAGGTTCAACGCAAAACAAAAGAAACTTATCGAGTCTCAAGGCTTTGATATCCAAAGATATAATCAACTGAAAGAAATATTTTACCCGGATTCATCTTTCCAACAAGCCTTTAAAACGGCATCATTTGATCATTCCGAATAA